AATAAAGAACTTTTATGTTTTATCTGACAATTATTGAGAGAAGCtgctatcttcttcttcttctttttgggtAGTGACTGTATGTTATGGAATGGATGACTCGTACATTCTTATTCCATGTTATATACGTGATTATCTTGGACTTTTTAATCAGTTATTGTTATACAAATCCATGTCAACTAGGTATTTTAATATAATCCATAGAAGTTTTATTAGATTTAGCgtatgtgattttaattttaattttagctaTAAAGGGGAATTCTTTCTGACTCGCCTTGTATTCTGCAGTTTGATTAAAGGCACCTGGGAATGCTGAAACATGTGTATTCAAGTCGGGGTTTTCTTCTCTGAGGTTGATGATGAGGTTACTCACCCATCGTGGATGCCCTCTTACGTGCTTCATGAAATTGGGTATTTAATTCGTCAACCATACAGATTGGGATGCCAAATGCTCTCTGCATCTTGCAATGCAAGAGAACTTGTATTCAAGCACAGTTATAGTGAAGATGGTTGagttttatgtttaaatattAGTTGACTGATTATTTTGTCCAGTGGTAGTCGCTGTTACTATTTTGTCTTAGTGAAGTACATTTGTCATGGAGAACAAAGGAGCTATCTTGATGGAACGTTATGAATTAGGAAGGCTGCTGGGGCAGGGGACCTTTGCCAAGGTTTACTATGCTAGAGACATTAAAACTGGCATGAGTGTGGCTATTAAAGTGATTGACAAAGAGAAGATCTTGAAGGTTGGAATGATTGATCAAATCAAGAGGGAGATCTCTGTTATGAGATTAGTTAAGCACCCCAACGTTGTTGAGCTTTATGAGGTTATGGCaagtaaaactaaaatttacTTCGTCATGGAATATGTCAAAGGCGGTGAACTATTCAATAAGGTATCCAAAGGAAAGCTTAAAGAAGCTGTTGCACGGAAATATTTTTGGCAGCTGATCAGTGCTGTTGATTATTGCCACAGTAGGGGGGTATGCCATCGAGATTTGAAACCAGAAAATTTACTATTGGATGAACATGGTAATCTGAAGGTTTCTGATTTTGGGTTGAGTGCTCTTGCTGAATCTAAACGGCAAGATGGATTGCTCCATACAACGTGTGGAACACCTGCTTATGTAGCTCCAGAAGTCATTAACAGGAGAGGTTATGATGGATGCAAAGCTGATATTTGGTCGTGTGGAGTGATTTTATTCGTTCTATTGGCCGGTTATCTCCCATTCCATGATCCTAATCTTATGGAGATGTATAAGAAGATTGGAAAAGGAGAATTTAAATTTCCCAACTGGTTTGCACCAGAGGTGCGCAAGCTATTGTCAAAGATTTTGGATCCCAACCCAAATACCAGGATATCTATTGCCAAAATCATGGGAAGTTCTTGGTTAAGGAGGGAGTTCAGTGTAAAACCACAGTTTAATGCAGCAGAGGAAGTGAAAGAAGTGGCTCCTTCAGACGTTGATGCAGATTTTGTGTCTACAGCTGAGAACAGAGACTCCATTAGAGAGTCGAAGCAAGAAATGGAAAAGCcattgaatttgaatgcttttgACATAATCTCCTTGTCATCGGGTTTCGATTTGTCTGGATTGTTCGAGGAGACTGATCTAAAGAAAGAAGTGAGATTCACATCGAACAAGCCTGCTTCCACGATAATCTCAAAACTGCAAGACGTTGCGAAGtgtctaaaattgaaaatcaagAAGAAGGACAGGGGCCTACTGAAGATTGAAGGGTGTAAAGAAGGTCGAAAAGGAGCCGTATGTATCGATGCAGAGATTTTTGAGGTTACCCCATCATTCCATATTGTGGAAATGAAGAAATCAAACGGAGATACTTTGGAATATCGCAAGATAATGAAAGACGATATTAGACCCGCTCTGAAGGACATTGTCTGGACCTGGCAAGGCGAACTGCAACAGAGACAGCCATTACAAGCAGAACAACAAGGACAAGAAGTGCAACAACAATCTTCTAATTCATTATAACACAGGACCGGTGGAGGCATCTTCTTAGAGTATGAGGTACCATATCCTTAGCCTTATCTTTTGTGTTATTAACTTCTCGGAAAAGCTTATAGGAGACCATTTTGTAATAATATGCTTTTTTGTTGATATTATGTCTGAAGGCCTATTGATGTATTTTGTGGCTTCCTTTCTCTCCGGACCCATCTTTTGTGTTAAGTTATTTGCTCCATAGTTTTTAATTGACTTGTAAGTAGGACTGGTAAAATGATCACAATTCACAAGTTAACAATATTGTCATAtatgggtcttgaataagggtaAAACCATGGGTCCACATCTTAAGCTTTGATGCAAACGTTTGTGTTTGGCTATGAATATTCGATGTTTGACTAAGATATGCCACTTTCATATGGAAACGTTTGTGTTTGGCTATGAATATTCGACGATGACTAAGATATTCCACTTTCATGTTTAGTATTATAGCTTGGTGTAAATTTTGGTATTAGGGTATTCCTTCCTGTAGAATTTAAGAATTATGTTGTAAATATTGGGGTATTCCTTTCGTGCCACAAAAGTAGAATTTAAGAATTATGTGGTgtctataaaataaatgaataataataatatatcatttgATGATGTGTCAAACTATAGATGAGTAGTAGGTACTACTTGATTACTAGAAATTTTCCTTAACCTGACTACTATATTCTCATGTGCGTACCACTTTTTAGTATTGAGTTACAGACATCAATGatatatttgtttttagttCTGATTTGCCAATTAAAATTTCCTGCTTAACCATTTGTGAGTTTTCAAAATTCTAATCAAGTTGTGGAATCTAAccaaagtatttttattttttaaaatttagctatgattttaaatctctttgCGAAAGATGAAAgctcccaaaaatattttttaaaaaccaagtgGTTGGTCTCGACAACTATTCATTTCTTAGTTTTTTCATTCCATTccaaaaaaacatattattattattattattattatttattttctttttaattttgtttctttttgtgttgaaatgttttcaaatttatacttagaaaattttcaagTGAGTTTTCTTGAACATGTTTTTCTTTtcgaaatttaaataaatttgcaaaatatttttttggaagTTTGATAGTTTtcttgttgatgatttttatgaaTATGTTTTTCAGAATAGgaaattgataaaaaattgaaatttaattttttgagtATTAAGTGGGAGGTACCGGTACCTATTTTTTGATATATGCTTATTACAGCGTTCAAACGTTTTGTTCgtttgaattttgtttataaatCTTAGACCTAtttcgaaaacaaaaaatatattttataaaatagaaaaagattaataaataaatataactttaaGAAATAAATAGAAACAATAATATGGGCATTATTAAATATACCTGAACAGTCAAAATCTCACCAAGATTTGGAAAAATATATCGAGAAGgtctaaatatataaataacttTCGAGCCAAAAGTTTTGCTTATGAACAAATTCAGCTTTCAGTGCAATATGGTAAGCACAATTTATTAACCCTAATGGTTTCAAATATGAGAAATTGTTAGAAATAGTTTTCTCAAGTTTTCATCTTTCAAAACTAGcacttttttttgaaaatttgttacaaTAGTTTTTCTCGATCCATCTTTCTCGAGATTTACCTAAAAATTTCACCTCAGAGATTAAATTCTGCCAAAAATTGAGTAAGATTTGAGAGataataaagaattttggtcgagattctatatatttggaCATTCTCGAAAAAATCTTGGGTGAATTAATATTGagattctttatattttttcaaatcttaattttttatttgtaaaatttgatattttactacatttaaaaatatagtgtacttgaaaatttgaaaattcatataattgtgaaaaaaaaattaggataaaggtttaaaaaattatataaacctttatataagatttggtaaaaattattgaatttgaagaaaatttgaaaagatataagatttggtataagatttagaaaagtttgaaaaaatagtGGAATGTCGGAGTTAATATTCTCTGATATTTTATTGAGAAGCACAAAacaagttaatttttttaaattaaattttgatggtCAATCTCAACCGAGATGGACAGAGAAAAACTAGTTAGGGAAAAAACTAGTTAGGGAGTTCTTAAACAGTgtactaattttgaaaaatttgatattatttttgataattttccttcaaatatatatatctatatatatctatatattattttttaaaaactaaaaaatgaagATTATGAATACTTTTAAATTGTGTTACTTCCAAATATATCATAAGTTCCcctttacattttatttttatttattttatctacTTATTTTTTTTGGCAATtcgattttaataatttaggtGATATTAATAGAGTTTACCTTTGACTTCAAACTAGAAAAAAGTGAACGAATGCTAACATGAAAATTTTGTACtgttaagattttttttttcttttctctaaaTAATGAAGTTAGAGATTTAATACCTCCACCaacatattataaataaaataaaagaattggaATAAAGGGAATTACGAGAACCTCCCTTTATTCTAGGTGAACCCCCTAATGATAATAAGAATAACCCTCAAAATGATAACAACCTCAAGAAAACTAAACAAATTTGACCTGGAAAATTGATcaatgatcaagaagaaaggagaacttattcctaattttaagttttcaaactctccacaatctaattgatcaaactagattgaaagttTTAATAtatgcattctaaacacaagaaTATAAAGACAATCATAAAGCTTGAGagaataaactctaattaaatttcatttaaattcagAGTTTTGTTCCAAATGACAAATGACACAACCTTTGACCTAATTGACTAGTTTTAACAAAAActcttcaactacatacatgaaCCTCCATAAAtgtaaacactttattataaaTCGAtacattaaatattaaataggtGAATAAATCTGAATTTTCAGATTCATTATGACTTTTGGATGAAAAGAGGCCTTTAGATGTATGAAAAGTTGTAATTCTTCACCATGGGTAGGAACCTTAGTTTGGAAGTAAACATTAAATGCTCCACTCATATTATTGTCAATTATTTGCCTATCTAACAAAGTAATTAATGTCTCTaggtaataataaaaatatcattgGAAATTATATTATTGTCATGTGAAATAACATATTGGATATTACATCAAGGTTATGAAACTGTACTtcatttcatttgaaaattaagtatatataaCACAACAATTATTGTACTAAAGAAAAGTAACTATAAAGTCGGGAAAAAACGAAATGAATAGTAAtaatgtattattattattattaatcaaTGAagggttttatttttatttatttttattttgaagttttatagatatttaaaataatatgtttGAGAATAAGAATGATTACGCTCGGTTGTAcataaaaaatgttataaaaatataatgaaCTAAAGTTACGTTTTGTACTTAATATATGGGATTAAGCATGCAAATTTTacgtaataaataaataagtaaattaaacaaTATCATTTAATATGttgataataattaattattaataatcaagtactattttaattataaatatttgaaaaaatgagTGAAGTTATAATTAAAGTTAACCAATCAATATATAATCAATGTCTtcttaatacaaatttaatatttatttaatttaagcttaatgaaagaatataggaaaatatatttaacaaaCAATATACAGtgagaaaattagagaaaaatatgatACATTAATAAAGAATATTAATAAAGTATACTAAACAAGGATTTTAGAattatgatatgttaataatgaatgaaataataaaagttaatcacaataaatcataaatgattataaataattataaataatcaaCAATCCTATGagtagaaaatttgaaaattatagaTTTAATGAGAACAtagttatatttaatgttttcaaatatgtgtTTGCTAGTagatttagaaataaaattctaatttaaacaattgtttaaagtGTATTTAAtgctatatatgtatataaatcaCAAAACTAATTGAACTTAACCATTAATATTTAgttaacaaaatattattaatatgatttatgtttaaaaaatgtatataattattattttataatattatataatttataaaacattacataatatatatatatatatattaacaaaatgaattcagtttataacatgacatgttgtatttctaaatatttttatctttgtataatacaattctgcattttaaaattttaaattcaaaatttaaatataataaaaacataaaaatgatatttttagaatttgcattagatcacaaaatttgaaaataattttaaaaaacagaaTGAGAAttatttgaaaacatcaaacaaaattcaataactATACCAAACAGACCCTACATTATTCATTatgattaatgaaaaataaatttttgtattATCTTAACTTAACTAATtaactatatttatatattttttaaatactgtttactaataaataaaataagtaattgCATTCATGTAATAAATTTTGACTtgtaaaatgaattaaattgatatCTTAATGAAATGTTATTGAGTTAttcttattaaataattaattgcattgactttgataaattgatatattaattaactatattcaaaataaaaaaagaatgaacATAGGAAAAAGATAAAATCCATCCTTTTAGGAGGGAATGGAATAACCCCTTATCCATCGAAAAAGAAGTTATTTCATTTGTATAAAAAATTTGTAccaatttaattcttaattcTCCTGTACCAAGCAATTACTAATAtaatttgatcaattttttttaatttatttaactaTGTTCAAATCGacataatttttatcaaatttgcATTCAgctctatatatatatgggcattATGGAACTATGTCAGGgtttataattaaaagaaaaaaagaagaaataattcCTTATAATGAGATAAATTAGAATA
The nucleotide sequence above comes from Benincasa hispida cultivar B227 chromosome 3, ASM972705v1, whole genome shotgun sequence. Encoded proteins:
- the LOC120073305 gene encoding CBL-interacting protein kinase 2-like translates to MENKGAILMERYELGRLLGQGTFAKVYYARDIKTGMSVAIKVIDKEKILKVGMIDQIKREISVMRLVKHPNVVELYEVMASKTKIYFVMEYVKGGELFNKVSKGKLKEAVARKYFWQLISAVDYCHSRGVCHRDLKPENLLLDEHGNLKVSDFGLSALAESKRQDGLLHTTCGTPAYVAPEVINRRGYDGCKADIWSCGVILFVLLAGYLPFHDPNLMEMYKKIGKGEFKFPNWFAPEVRKLLSKILDPNPNTRISIAKIMGSSWLRREFSVKPQFNAAEEVKEVAPSDVDADFVSTAENRDSIRESKQEMEKPLNLNAFDIISLSSGFDLSGLFEETDLKKEVRFTSNKPASTIISKLQDVAKCLKLKIKKKDRGLLKIEGCKEGRKGAVCIDAEIFEVTPSFHIVEMKKSNGDTLEYRKIMKDDIRPALKDIVWTWQGELQQRQPLQAEQQGQEVQQQSSNSL